The Vidua macroura isolate BioBank_ID:100142 chromosome 9, ASM2450914v1, whole genome shotgun sequence genome has a window encoding:
- the PDZK1IP1 gene encoding PDZK1-interacting protein 1 isoform X1: protein MPARCLLLLGLLLRLEAAFCQEARGSLQPWSQGVIAVVVFLVLVAIAFVVNRFWCKDKVENAENVVSVEDKPDAVTSNGHEGRYVSAAADFRSKENEHAYENTVEPEEKVITTAM, encoded by the exons ATGCCTGCCcgctgcctgctgctcctggggctgctgctccggCTGGAAGCTGCCTTCTGCCAGGAAG CCCGGGGCAGCCTCCAGCCGTGGTCACAGGGTGTCATCGCAGTGGTTGTATTTCTGGTCCTGGTGGCCATCGCTTTCGTGGTCAACAGGTTCTGGTGTAAGGATAAAGT GGAAAATGCTGAGAACGTGGTGAGCGTGGAGGACAAGCCAGATGCTGTCACATCCAACGGCCATGAAGGGAGATACGTATCAGCTGCAGCTGACTTCAG GTCCAAAGAGAATGAGCACGCCTACGAGAACACCGTGGAGCCCGAGGAGAAGGTGATCACCACGGCCATGTAG
- the PDZK1IP1 gene encoding PDZK1-interacting protein 1 isoform X2, with translation METGVGTWHSLCKPAVRASLLVLVLLGRRLSRVSEDTSRENAENVVSVEDKPDAVTSNGHEGRYVSAAADFRSKENEHAYENTVEPEEKVITTAM, from the exons ATGGAGACAGGGGTTGGCACTTGGCACAGCCTCTGCAAACCTGCAGTGAGGGCGtctctccttgtccttgtcctgctgggaaggaggctGAGCAGGGTGTCCGAGGACACATCCAG GGAAAATGCTGAGAACGTGGTGAGCGTGGAGGACAAGCCAGATGCTGTCACATCCAACGGCCATGAAGGGAGATACGTATCAGCTGCAGCTGACTTCAG GTCCAAAGAGAATGAGCACGCCTACGAGAACACCGTGGAGCCCGAGGAGAAGGTGATCACCACGGCCATGTAG